Proteins from one Silurus meridionalis isolate SWU-2019-XX chromosome 3, ASM1480568v1, whole genome shotgun sequence genomic window:
- the ybey gene encoding endoribonuclease YbeY encodes MVLLLRNLQNVVPIRRARLRKDVETLKRILGVQRFDMGIVCVDDRKIQHINNIYRKRNMPTDVLSFPFYEDLKPGRLPCALHRDEYNLGDIFLGVEYVMQQCQERSCDFQGTLTVIAAHGICHLLGYRHETEEEWAEMFQKEHYILHEFNRLTGSHLEPLTKRCTGDRRYWKDCSEDTGLESKESKTIIPT; translated from the exons atggtTTTACTTCTTAGAAATTTGCAAAACGTTGTGCCGATTCGACGTGCCAGGTTGCGCAAAGACGTGGAGACACTGAAACGTATTTTGGGCGTTCAGAGATTTGACATGGGCATCGTGTGTGTGGACGACCGCAAAATCCAACACATCAACAACATCTACAGGAAAAGGAACATGCCCACAGATGTGCTCTCATTTCCCTTTTATGAG GACCTGAAGCCCGGGAGACTCCCATGTGCCCTTCACAGAGACGAGTATAATCTAGGAGATATTTTCTTAGGAGTGGAATATGTGATGCAGCAGTGTCAAGAAAGATCTTGTGATTTCCAGGGAACCCTTACA GTAATAGCTGCACATGGAATCTGTCACCTGCTTGGGTACAGGCATGAGACCGAGGAGGAGTGGGCTGAG ATGTTtcagaaagaacattacatCCTGCACGAGTTTAACAGACTAACCGGCAGTCATCTTGAGCCTCTGACAAAGAGATGCACAGGAGACAGGAGATATTGGAAAGACTGCTCTGAGGACACTGGACTTGAAAGCAAAGAATCAAAGACAATCATCCCCACTTAA
- the zgc:66484 gene encoding spermine oxidase: MNVSRDGKIVVVGAGFAGLAAAASLVQAGFQNVKILEAKEQAGGRVCTTKPFTENIIELGANWIHGQDGNPLYHLAKEQDLLVEGGAANKNMCLPHSVTPRDYFFMEDGRQISTDIVDQVCSLFSKLTSKAFESELEEEHRAISLGDYLDVSFAGSTLATSEEGSKVFEWCKRSECTDEAASSLYEVSASQLGYYIALEGGFFNSLGPRGYQAILDILLKSLPSDTILSNKEVKSIQWDFQGNKGKEQNHPVQVICKNDQIFEADHVIVTVSLGVLKQQARTMFEPALPKSKLDAIERLGFGTVDKIFLRFNERFWPEDCAGIQLVWDEGPEDKAVYTSQDKDDAWKETWFKKICGFDTVARHPTVLCGWITGREALHMETLQDSEVADICARLLRSFTGWAIPDISQVLISRWGHDPHVLGSYTFVPHWVNGVKEHEALAAPLPSCSQAPESKPLQVLFAGEATHVNFYTTTHGAYLSGAREAQRLINHYSH, translated from the exons ATGAACGTATCCAGAGACGGCAAGATTGTGGTGGTGGGTGCAGGGTTTGCAGGTTTAGCTGCAGCTGCCTCTTTGGTCCAGGCTGGATTTCAGAATGTCAAGATTCTTGAGGCTAAAGAGCAAGCAGGAGGTAGAGTTTGCACCACTAAACCATTTACAGAGAACATCATTGAACTTGGGGCTAACTGGATTCATGGACAGGATGGGAATCCACTCTACCATTTAGCCAAGGAGCAAGACTTGCTGGTTGAAGGCGGAGCTGCAAACAAGAATATGTGCTTGCCCCACTCGGTTACTCCACGTGATTACTTTTTCATGGAAGACGGGAGGCAGATTTCAACTGATATTGTCGATCAGGTGTGTTCTCTTTTCAGTAAACTCACCTCAAAAGCCTTTGAGTCGGAGTTGGAGGAAGAACATAGAGCCATAAGTTTGGGGGATTATCTTGATGTGTCCTTTGCTGGATCAACTTTAGCTACCTCAGAAGAGGGATCAAAAGTTTTTGAATGGTGTAAAAGAAGTGAATGCACAGATGAGGCTGCTTCCTCTCTATATGAAGTGTCTGCATCTCAGCTTGGCTACTACATTGCTCTTGAGGGAGGCTTTTTTAACTCCTTGGGTCCAAGGGGTTATCAAGCAATTTTAGATATTCTCCTGAAATCTCTGCCTTCAGATACTATTCTGAGTAATAAAGAAGTAAAAAGCATCCAGTGGGACTTCCAGGGAAACAAAGGCAAAGAACAGAACCATCCTGTACAAGTGATTTGTAAAAATGATCAGATCTTTGAAGCTGATCATGTGATTGTGACTGTATCTCTGGGGGTTTTAAAACAACAAGCAAGAACCATGTTTGAACCTGCCTTACCAAAATCAAAGCTGGATGCTATTGAGAGACTCGGCTTTGGTACTGTGGACAAGATCTTCCTGCGTTTTAATGAACGATTTTGGCCAGAAGACTGTGCAGGAATCCAGCTTGTGTGGGACGAGGGACCTGAAGATAAAGCAGTCTATACTAGTCAAGACAAAGACGATGCATGGAAAGAGACCTGGTTTAAAAAGATCTGTGGTTTTGATACCGTGGCCCGTCACCCTACAGTGCTCTGTGGCTGGATTACAGGCAGAGAGGCTCTTCATATGGAGACACTACAGGACAGCGAGGTTGCCGATATCTGTGCAAG ATTGCTAAGGTCCTTTACTGGCTGGGCTATTCCTGATATATCCCAAGTTCTGATCTCCAGGTGGGGTCATGACCCACATGTACTAGGCTCCTATACATTTGTTCCTCACTGGGTGAATGGGGTAAAAGAGCATGAGGCACTGGCAGCCCCTCTTCCTTCTTGTAGCCAAGCCCCAGAAAGCAAG CCTTTGCAGGTGCTGTTTGCAGGTGAAGCAACTCATGTAAACTTCTACACCACAACCCATGGTGCCTATCTGTCAGGAGCCAGAGAAGCACAGAGACTCATTAACCACTACTCTCATTAA